The genomic stretch CTTGGTTGGCTTGACTGGCACCGCCCATATAGCCGTATTGGTGGATGTTCCATGCTGGCATCGTCGTATGCTCATCCGTTCTTTTGCTCCAACTGCTCACCGGGCCTGGAGATTTGGCCGGGCTTGAGTATCCAGAGGCGCTGGAGTTTGCGTTACTGAGTCCCCGTGGCCGAGAGGGTGTATGGGCACCTTGACTGGAGCCGGTCGCATTGGGGCTTAGAGCACCAACTTTGCTTTGGGGACCAATCGAGCGGGGGAATTTGCCGGGTTGGAGAGCATTAGCCCTTCTACTGAAGGCCACCAAACACTGCAGGACCTGTGCGGGATCCTTGGCCTCATAAAGATCGACAGTAAGGAAAACATCATGCGGAGGAAGGCTCAGGGGTGCGATTTGACACGCGCGAAGGAAGTGTGAGATGTTTTCCATTTGGACAAAGGGCATAGATGACTGCTTATACTTGACGCCGGGGGAAACGGCAAGGTTGACCAACCTAGGGCTATGTTAGTACGTCGAATTGCGATGAGAGTATGCAAGAAATGTAATTATCAGGCTTACCGGCACAGCGCGACGCCATCTCTGAGTGCATCTAGAAGATCTCCGGCTGGTAGTCTTTCATGGAGGACTTCTTCAATCCAGCTGCGGACTTCTGCGGCAGCCTGCGGGGTATAGCGGGACAGGCGCAGACTGCGCAAATCCTTATCCAGTGACGTAACGGAAGCCATGTTTGAGATTCAGATAAATCTGAAACGATCGGTCTGTCGTGAGTAGTCGTTAGACTTCTTTCTCACTACGACCGACGGATGTAATCGACTGTTTATGCTGCCAGCCGTTGGTATGAACCGTGGTACGGGAACCTAGGGGGGGCGGAATAGGAGGCGGTGCTCCTGATATAAAAGAGGCAAATTGGAATGGATCTAGAATCGAATAGTTCGGTGGGTTATATACAGAGTAGCGTTCAAATGGGGAAGAacagaggaaagaaaaaaaaggggaaatataagagagaaataaaacACAGAGTAGTAGTATAGTGAATTGACACAAAATACGATATACTTGTTCATAAGTAagggaatggaatggaatgCTGTtgtcctttccttctcctgtaGATCGACTAAGCCGCCGCCCATACCGTGACCTATCACAGCCCTGCCTTACCCGATGACGTCCGTCCTTCAATGAATCCCTTCGGTGCCCAAGTCTAAGCCCCCCGTTCAAGTCAAGGTGGATGACGCTGCTTCAATTTCCCCATTTTTTATTCTCATATTATTCATAGCTGCCTGattgttcctcttcttgatcgGCCCCAAATGAGTCCGGTAAATAGTCTGTGGTTCAAGTGGAAGAGCCTTCGATTGCCGTGGCGAAAATCTTTCCTCGTCGGTATGTTCAACCTGAGCGTTGCTACCTAGTCATCGGCAATGTCTCACCCTAAATGTCTTTGCAACAGGAACGGATCTCTCCGGAAACACATTCTGGGAATTTAAAGATGCCTTGAATGCTGCGCGATACCGACGGATCGTCAAGTTCAATCCTAAAACCCATTATGCGGATGTCCAAGTGAGCCGTAAGtacttccttttctcccttcattTACTTTACTCTACCTCCCACACCTCCGTCTCGTCAAGAATATGGTAGAGAATCAATTAATGACTGACACAATGGGAATTCAGCACAATGGCACCAATGGCTCCGCTACGTCCGAGCCGAACCCCCCTCCGtccaagaacaacaacaagacgTCCTTCGCCAGATTCAAATCAAGCAACTGGCCCGACTAGCCGATGAGCGCTGGGCCAGCAAGGCTTCTTACCTCGACATGCCacagaacaaacaaccaGAGCCAGCAACTCAAATAACAGATGCGACCACGAATGCATCCGCGCAGGCCAGCAACGCACATGAAAATACTGCCCCTACAcccgaaaccaaagaaacGGACCACGTCGAGACACCAGCCACTAAAAATGATCCTTGGGCTGCAGCCCGAGGAGCTCCTAGCCAGGACTGGCAGCCGCAGTCCTGGACACCGAAACCGTCTcagagatgaagttgaagacgGGATAGAAATTAAGATTGTCGATCTTTATCTCGTCGGTAGATTACACGCGCCATTGGAAGGATTCCGCTTGGACTGAGCGCCGTCAATTCGAGGCCTGGTTACTAAGTGGCTTGTTATGACTCGAAATTATCAGATAGCTTTGGTTTCAAAGCTGTATTGCGCTTTTCTCCCGTCGGAGAAATTTGGGTGCACCACTTGGCTATATCGTCTGGTGGTttgagggaaaggatgggctCAGGGCCATTCTTGGTTCTGGACATGCTGACCTTGTCCGAGTGGTTCGATACTTCATATTAATTATTGGAGTTTGAACTGGAAAATTTGTACTTCAGCTATGTATTTTATGAGATCTATGGCCCTCTTTTTCAGTAGGGTTGAAAATGTGTATAATAGTTATGCTACGGAGTATCTAGATTCTAGAAGGGCTTTCTTACATATCGGTGTCCACCATGACATTCGTGACTCTCACCTGATACTTGATCCGATATTATATATAACAATAAATTAGCAAAGAGGACTTAAGCCAACGAGAAGATCagaaagatatattaaaGAGGTATGGCATTTGTAGTACTTTTGGAGACTCGATATGTACATCAAGGTGGAATACATTATGCCAGATTAGGTTTAGGTAAGACGGCCCGGGAGGGCTGATTAAGATGCCAGGAACAAATCTAACGCTCAAACAGATTCTCTCTCAGTGTTTTAGACTCCGGATCCATCAGAACACCGAACAGACCGACTGGAAACACTCAATATAAAGTAATATAAGGACAAAAGGTATATGGCAGAAAtaaatcaaacaaacaaacggGATTACCTCCAGTTTTCAAAACATTACAGCCTCGAGGGCCTCCACATCTCCACCGGCTTTCCGTACTGCATTAAGTGCGGCTTCGCTAATCCTGCGACGCCGGTCACGGGCCTCTTGCTCCCGTCGCGCTTTGGTTTTGGAGCTGCCACTGGGGGCAACTCCTGTGAGAATTTTTTGACTGTCATTTAGCGTAAAGTTTACAAATGAAACAGTTACCGACTTGGCTCCCTTGGGGCTCCCCGATCCATTAAGGCCCTTGACGGGTTTGGGGACATTCATTGAGTTGGAGGAAATCTTCCGGCCGGGCTGACGGCGCTGAGCTTTCATGGTGATGCTGTGATGCATGGCTAATCCGTTCTTGGGGGATCGATCTGCTCGCGGAGACAGAGATGGTGACCGCGATTGAGGATGAAGCTGGGGAGTTGCAAAGGAAGATGCGTCAACATATTTAGCGTGAGCGGTAGGCACGTGGCTATAAGTGTGGTTCTCCTGACAACTAGACGCCGTCGGAGCCATGGTCGTTGAGGAAAATGATGAATTGGCGGTGGCGGTCATGTCATACGCAGATGGATCCATCTGGATCATAAGACCCCCTTGCAGGATGTCATGTTGACTATTGGCCAAGTCATGCTGATGGGTGGTGTTCTGGATCGGCTGCTGTGGAGGGGGCGACGCGACTACTTGTTGATAGGAAGGTTGGCGTTGGGGCACCCGAGCATTCATGGGTGGCCACCAGGCCTGAGCATCGTGGCTCTGAAGATCAGGCGTGAACAGCCCGGGAGTACCGAGCGCATCGGAATGCCAGGATGACATGGACTGGGGATCCGAGGAAtgcggggagggaaagatGTCGTCTGCTGAAGGGGGACTCGAAGTCACAGTGGAGTTATTGGAGTGGTTTAAATACCGGGCTTGTTGTCTTGATAACACTCCCGTACATGGCGATGGCATGGATATCGCGGGAGATGGGGTGAAAATGCTAGTGTCAAAGTGATGATGCATCTCGGTGGAGTCTCCCGAATGATGGATGTGTACGGCGCTGTTGTCGGCCGCTATGTTCTCTTGCTGTGGCAGGATATCTGACGGTGGCGGCGACAGTGGGAATCGATCATCAGCACTACGGAGGAAATTCAAGTTCTGAAGTCGGTGCGCCCAAGCTTCTTGATAcgccattcttcctttctggAATTGAGAAGGACGTGTCAGGCTGGGGGAGAAGCTTTGTTTGTGCTGCAAACCACGGCGACCATTAGGTTCGCGGTGACGTTGGATAGACTTCGGAGTGACTAATGCACTTTTTGGTTTACGGCGTGGAGTTCCCGGGGGAGTTGTCGGCGAAGAGCGGGTCTCTGCAGGGCAAGTCGTCGAAGAAGCTTCAAGGTTGACGTTTAGATCTGAAACAGCAGAGGGATGAACGGTGTCTTGAAATGCAAGGGGGGCTTGGCCGAGAGATGAGGGTGCGTCTGGCGGTAGGCTCCAGAAATCCTTCGCCCACTGTGGTGAAGGATgggtttgttgtttggaggtggagatgatgggtGACTGCTCGCCACAATTACTTGACAATGAGTCCAGCGAAAAGAATTGATCAAAGTCGCTAGGGAATGAAACGTCTTTGTTGCCGTCGGTACTCGAGCCATCAATATTGACGTACTGACTGAATAAATCATCGTTGTTGAACGAGTGGTCGAAAGGTTGTGCAAACATGTTGTCGGATATTCTATTTCCGTTTGCGGCGATGGTGGTTCCAAGCTCAGCTGTCAAAGAGAACGTTTACCAACAAATTGGTGGGCAGGAACCAATCTGATTGGCGACCAGCGTATACTCTGGGTCGAAGGGAACTGCGGATCCTTTAGCCGGCGATCCGTCCAAGAGCTTCGATTCTTTGCAGCGACCGATGTTGGAATGTTTGGTGTGTAGGAGTGGTTTGATGGATTGacaatcaaagaaaacactgCAGAAGATgcaaagaagacaaagaaaacaaacaacagaCAGAGGGCTGTATTTGAATCGTTGCGCCGGGGACCCAGCCTCTTGGATTCTACACACATTCCAAGTGCTCTAAAGATGGGTAAGGAATGCCCCAGAGGGGGGATGGGAAGCTCTCCATATGGTCCACCCTTGGCCCATTGCTTGACCTGAATGCCTGAGTACCTTGCTCCGACCAATCACAGAGGTTGGAAAACTGGGTGGCTGATTGGATACCTCAAGAGCTTGCCCACATTCATTGACAGAGAGAATGCTCGGATGTCCCCATTAGCCACTTGGTGGAATGCAACCCTTACTATACCAGAAACAGGGTGTGTAGTATCAGCAGGACAGTCATACGAGGGCCCCAGAGAGAATCCCTCCAATGCACACCAATGATGGCGAGAGCTGATCGTTAACAATGGGAGTAGCTACTGGCCGGCTTGTACACGCAGCCCATGCGCGTTCCTcagttggagaagggccGGTCCTTAACGGGAAGCACCCATCACGGCGAAATGACGTACCGAATGTAAGCGTCATGAATCATGATACTACCCTATGAATTAGACCCAGAGCTTATGTGGGTATCCGGGAAAGACCCTCCCTCCACTCTCAATTGAACCTTTGTTCAATGGGATTCTTTACTGAGTAGTTTGGTGGAGTAGGAGCTGCTCGAGCGGTCGAGCCCTCCAATGCTGAGCAGTCGATCGCCCTGTTGGAATGGGTCCCGGAATGCTAAAGCTGGAGAGGAATGCGCGCCTCCAG from Aspergillus oryzae RIB40 DNA, chromosome 1 encodes the following:
- the wetA gene encoding developmental regulatory protein WetA (predicted protein) gives rise to the protein MFAQPFDHSFNNDDLFSQYVNIDGSSTDGNKDVSFPSDFDQFFSLDSLSSNCGEQSPIISTSKQQTHPSPQWAKDFWSLPPDAPSSLGQAPLAFQDTVHPSAVSDLNVNLEASSTTCPAETRSSPTTPPGTPRRKPKSALVTPKSIQRHREPNGRRGLQHKQSFSPSLTRPSQFQKGRMAYQEAWAHRLQNLNFLRSADDRFPLSPPPSDILPQQENIAADNSAVHIHHSGDSTEMHHHFDTSIFTPSPAISMPSPCTGVLSRQQARYLNHSNNSTVTSSPPSADDIFPSPHSSDPQSMSSWHSDALGTPGLFTPDLQSHDAQAWWPPMNARVPQRQPSYQQVVASPPPQQPIQNTTHQHDLANSQHDILQGGLMIQMDPSAYDMTATANSSFSSTTMAPTASSCQENHTYSHVPTAHAKYVDASSFATPQLHPQSRSPSLSPRADRSPKNGLAMHHSITMKAQRRQPGRKISSNSMNVPKPVKGLNGSGSPKGAKSVTVSFVNFTLNDSQKILTGVAPSGSSKTKARREQEARDRRRRISEAALNAVRKAGGDVEALEAVMF